The DNA sequence TGAAGGCGTTCGGTGCGACCGCGATCGGTCTCGGTGCGGTGAGTTCCGCGGCGAGTGCAACTGCGGGAGAAGGCGATCGTAGTGCGCGACTGGAACTGGTCGGACACACCACGCTCGGCGCGCGAGACGGCGCGAATACCCACGGCGCCGTCAGTGAGGCGCACGACCTCGCGGCAGTGGGGTCGTTCATCGCAGTCGATCCCGAATTACGTATCATCGACATTTCGGATCCCGCTAACCCGGAAATGACCGCGACGATCGAAACCGGTCCGGGTGGGGACATCCGGAACTCGGACATCCATCCGTCGGAACCGTGGGTGTTCACCGCCAACGAGGGATCGGTCGACGAGGACGGCGAGGGCGCCGGATGGTCCATCGTCGACGCGAGCGACAAGCACGATCCCGAACTCGTCTCCCACAACACCATCGAGGGCGCGACCAGCGGCGTCCACAACGTCCAGGCCTTCAAGGATGAGTACCTCATCACGGCGGGCCACGGACTCGGGATCGTCGTCTTCGACATCACCGATCCTACAGAGCCCGAGAGGCTGTCGGTCTACCCGGCCGGCGAGGACGGCGCGCACGCCGCGCACGTCCAGGGCGACTACGCGTACATCGCAAGTCGGGACACCGGCCTGGAGATCCTCGACCTGAGCGATCCCGAGAACCCTGAACTGGCTGCCGCGTTCCTTTACGAGGAACACCAGGACGAGACCGAAATGCACCTCGGGCACGCCCATCACGCGGTCCCGCACCCATCGAGGGACATCGTCCTGCTGGGCGAAGAGATCGGAACGGGCGAACCCGGCTACAAGCACATCATCGAGTACGACCTCGAGGACGGCGAGACCGAACTACTGTCGTCGTTCCAGTTCCCGCAGCACGCTACCCAGACCTCCGAAACGGTGTTCTGGTGGACGGGGCACTTCTCGGACTGGGGCGTCGGCGACCAGGAGGACGTCCTGTTCAGCGGCGACTACAAGGCCGGCGTCCAGGTGTTCGACTGTTCGGATCCCGAAGACCCCGTACGAATCGACCAGTACATGCCGACCGAGGGCGTCGGTGAGGTTCGCCGAGAAGACCCCGAACGGTTAGGGCTGGTTGACAACGTCCCGTTCACCTGGGGTGCGGAAAGCTCGCTCGCGGGAGACAGCGGGCGCGTCTACGTCTCCGACGCCACGACCGGGTTCTACGTCTTCGAATTCGAGGGATACTGAGAGGTGACCAACGATGGTACGAGAGCCAACACTGTCACGACGAACCGTTCTCGAATCGCTCGCAGCTGTCGGCGCGATCGGTAGCGTCGGAGTGGCGAGCGCCGCGCCGTCGGATGGGAGCGACGATCAGTTACGACTGTTCAGCGAGCAGGCCGTCGGCGACGCCCGTGAACTGGTCACACAGCAGAACTACGCGTACGTGGCGACCACCGACGGAATGGCCGTCGTCGACTGGCGCAACCCGCGGCGGCCAGAACTGGTGGCGAAGATCGAGGCGTCGCCACCCCACGAGATCGGCGGCGACGACGAGGGAAGCGTCGGCGGTATCCTCGACGTGAAGGTCGACGGCGACGTCGCCGCGATGGCGCACAACGGCGGGACGGGCATCACGACGGTCGACGTGAGCGATCCGGCGAACCCCCAGGAGTTGGCGTTCTACGACGACGTCGACTCGACGGGTGTCCACAACTGCTTCCTCTACGAGGGCCACGCGTATTTGACGGTGGGCGATTCCCGCGAGACGCCGTTCGATTACACCGGCGTGGAGATCGTCGATATCAGCGATCCGTCGAACCCCGAATTAGCGGCAATCTGGCGGTTGCGCGACGAATTACCGGGATTCGCTGCTGCCGGCGTCAATCCAAACCACGATATCTACGTCCAGGACGACCTGGTGTACAACGCGTTCTGGGACGCTGGCGTCGTCGTGCTGGACGCGAGCGATCCGAGCGACCCGCAGCTGGTCAGTCAGTTCGGCGAGGCACCCGAGGCGGACACGCCGATGGGAGATGACTTCCCTTACGAGCGGTACCTCACGAATCCCGGCAACGCCCACTACGTCCAGCCCTCGCCTGATGGCGACTACACCTACGTCGGCGACGAGACGTTCCCGAACGCGTTCGAGGAACCCGAGAACGATACCTACGGCGGCGTCCGGATCTTCGACACCCGCGACTGGGACGACGTCGAGCAGGTGGGGTTCGTCTCGCCGCCGGATGCCGACGCCTTCCGGACGTCGCACAACTTCGACGTGACCGCGAACCGTCTTCACACCTCGTGGTACGACGGCGGCGTCCAGGTCCACGACGTCACTGACCCGTCCGATCCCGAGAAACTCGCCTCCTACCGGACCGACGACACGTCCTTCTGGGCCGCAGTTCGCGAGCGCGGGTTCACGCTCGCCAGCGATATCGGTGGCGGTCTCGTCGTCCTCCACGACGATCGCGGTCGGGCGCGGTCGCCGGGATTCGATGGGGACGGACCGCCGGAAGATCCGGGCATCGACGTCTCCACGACGGGGGACGGGACGTAGCGAAACCGGAGTGGCGGAAGTCGGATCACGACTGCGCCGAACGCCGGGTCCCGACGACCTGATACTGGCGCGGTGCGGCCGATCGCGCCTCGCGTCTCGGACACCGGTGTGCTGGCTCCCGGCCGGGTCAGGTTTCGTCGACCCCATCGGCTGCCGGGAGCGTGAACGAAAACCTCGAACCCTCGCCTGGTTCGGACTCGACCCAGACCTCGCCGCCGTGGCGCTCGACGATGCGCTCACAGAGTGCGAGTCCGATGCCGCTGCCGGACCCCTCGTCGACGGCGTGCAGGCGCTCGAAGACGTCGAAAATGCGATCGGTATCCGCGGGATCGATCCCGATTCCGTCGTCCTCGACCGAGATCACCCACTCGCTGCCCTCGCGGTGGGCCGAAACGTCGATCCGCGGCGGTTCGTCTCCCGAGTACTCGATCGCGTTCGAGAGCAGGTTCTGGAAGACCTGGCGCAACTGGTTGCCGTCGCCCACGACGCGCGGGAGCGGTTCGGCCGTGATCTCGGCGTCGTGCTCCTCGATCTGGAGTTGCAGATCGCGGCGGGCGTTGGCGAAGCTGTCGTCCAGTTCGATCGGTTCGAGCGGGTCGCCCCGCGTCTCGACCCGGGAGAATTCGAGCAGGCCGTCGATCATCTCGCGCATGCGGTCGGCGCCGTCGACGGCGAACTCGATGAACTCCCGGCCCTCCTCGTCCAACTCGTCGCCGTACCGATCCTGGACGAGTCCGAGGTAGCTCGAGACCATCCGCAGGGGCTCTTGCAGGTCGTGGGAGGCCACGTAGGCGAACTGCTCGAGTCGCTCGTTCGACTCCTCGAGCCGTCGCTGGTACTCCTTGCGCTCGGTGACGTCCTGGGCCATGAGCATCCCGGCGAACACCTCGCCGTCGGTGTCTCGCACGGGGACCGCGTGGACGGTCCAGTCCCGTTCGCGGAACGCGACGTCGACCTGAGTCGTGGTTCCCTCGAGTGCGCCACGACACGCCGATTCGAGCGTCGGGGCGATCTCGTCGGGGGAGAACTCCTCGATCGTCGCGCCGACCACCTCGCTGGCGTCGAGATCGATCTCCCCGAGCGCCTGTCCGCCGACGAGGCTGTACCGGAGGTCCTCGTCGAACAGGGCGATCGTCCCGTTCGGGAAGTGTTCGAGCACCGTCTGGTAGCGCTGTTCGCTCTCCTCTAGGGCCCGCTCGCGCTCTTTGCGCCGGGTGACGTCGGTGTCGATGCCGACGATCCGATCGACGGTGCCGTCCTCGCCGCGGACGGGTGTCGCCCGGGCGTGTATCCACCGTCTTTCGCCGTCCGGTCTCTCGATCCGGAACTCCTCGTCGTACTCCGCCTCGGGAAGACCGGTGTACGCCTCCCGGACCCGTTCGCGGTCGTCGGGATGGACGACCTCGAGAAACGAGAGCGCGTCGTCGTACAGCGAGTCGCGATCGAGTCCCCAGACCTCCTCGTAGGCCGGGTTGATGTAGGTCAGCGATGCCGGATCGTCGGTGGTCATCCAGACGACCTCCTCTAAGTGCTCGCTGAGCGTTCGGAACCGCTCTTCGCTCTCGCGAAGCTTCGCCTCCATCTCCTTGCGCTCGGTGACGTCGCGGACCACCCCGATCCGTCTGGTTCCGTCCTCCGTGGACTGGATCGTAAACCGGTTTTCGACCGTCCGGGTGTCGGTCCCGTCCGACCCCACGACGATCGATTCCTCGAACGTCGGGCTCCTCCGCGAGGTGGCCACGTCGGTCTGGTCGGCCTCGATGGACGCGAACGCTTCGCCGAACACGACTGACGCGTGGGTTCCGTGCAGTTCGTCGCGGCCGAACCCCGTCAGTGCCGCGAACGAGTCGTTGACCAGTTCGAAGCGGCGCTCCTCGTCCAGCACGTAGATGCCGTCGTGGGCCGTCTCGACGATGGTCTCGTAGCGCTCGAGGTCCCGTTCCCGGTCGAACCGGTCCGTGACGTCCTCGAGCGCGAAGACGACGGCGTCGAGTTCCCCGTCGCAGTCCCGAACCGGGGCCCCGTTGATCGATACCCAGACCCGCTCGCCGTCGGGCCGCAGGACGCCGGTCACCTGGTCGAACACCGGCTCCCCGGTCTCGACGACCTTCGGGAAGGGCAACTCCTCCGCCGCCAGCGGTTCGCCGTCCGGACCCACCTCGTCCCACTCCGGATCGTCGTACCGGAGGTTACCGATTTGCGCTTGCTTCCGGCCGAAAATCTCCTCTGCCCGGTCGTTGGCGAATCGCAGTTCGCCGTCGACGTCGACGATCGTGATCCCGATCGGACTCGTCTCGACGATCGTATCCGCGAGGGCGGCCTCCTCGTCGTGTCGGCGGGTCTCGCGGCCGTTCCGGATCGCCGACGCGAGAACGTTCGCCACGTTTCGGACGAACGCCGCGTCCCCCTCGTCGAATTCCCGCGGCACGGTCGCGTGGGTTCCGAGGACGCCCCACGGGTCGTCGGTCGGACCGACGATGCAACTGACGCCGCTGACGATCTCGTGTTCGAGAAGCAGGTCCGGCGCGTCGAACCGTTCCTCGGTACGGAGGTCGTCGACGACGACCGGATCCGCCACCCCGAGCGTGTAGCCGGCCTGCGAGTCGCGCGTGGCCGAAACCGTCTCCGAGCCGACGACGTCGTCATCCCACCCGCAGCCGTCCCGAAGCAGGAAGCGATCGTCCCCGGGCAGCAACTCGAGGAGTTTGCAGGTGTCCGTTCCCAGGGTCGTCCGTACGGCTTCCGTCGCGTCCCGGAAGAGCCGATCGAGATCGGGATCCTCGAGCACTCGGTCGCCGAGGTCGGCCACGACCCGTTGCTGGCGAACGTGGTCGTGGCGGTCCGATTCGGGATCGGAGGAGGGATTCATCTCGGCTGCGCTAATCCGCGACCGGCCGTAAAGGCTTGCATTGAAAACCACAGAATCACGATCGGCTCACAGGACCCGCTGGACGCGCCGACTCCGGAGCCCGCCCCCACAGCGACCGGATCGATCGACACCACGTAATTAGGGGGCGCCCTTACACCGCTAGGTCCCCGAATTCCTCGTGAGCACCATGACCGCCCATACCCCGTCCGAGCCGATCGACATCCTCCTCGTCGAAGACAACCCGGGCGACGTCCGCCTCACGCGGGAGGCGTTCAAATCGACCGACAGCGAGATACGCTTTTGCACCGCCACCGACGGTGACGAGGCGCTGGAGTTCCTCCACCGGTGCCAGCGGGACGACTCGCGATCCTGTCCCGACATGATCCTCCTGGACCTGAACCTCCCGCGGGTGGACGGCTTTACGATTCTCGAAGTGCTCGAACGCGACATCGAGGGGCCGCCACCGCCGGTGCTCGTTCTGTCGAGTTCGGCCGACGAGGCGGACATCGCCAGGAGCTACGAACGCGCCGCGAACGCGTACCTCACCAAGCCGACCAGCCCCGACGAGTTCAGTTCGATCGCCCGCGCGATCGAACGGTTCTGGATCGAGTCGGCCCAGCACCCCGCACCGACGTAAGGACGATCCCGCCTCGACCTCCGGCCTACTCGTCTCTTCCCATCCGATCGGTGTAGTCCCAGGTCGAGACGACGGCCGGGTCGATCGTGATCGTCACCTCCTCGCGATCCTCGCGGAGGAGGTTCCGGGCCAGCGGCGAGTCCGTGCCGCCGAGGTAGCGCTCGAGGAGGTCTCGAAGCGTCTCCTTCTCGGGATCGGGCTCGATCGCGGCCGTGCCACGACCGCGGACGCCCCTGTACGGCGGGTGGTTCGACGATATCTCGAACGCGACGCCCTCGTGCTCGCGAAGAAACGCGACGACGTCCGCGTCGGTTCCCGTCGCACACTGGAGGACCCAGTCGGCGGCGTCGTCACCGGCCGATCGGCAGCGGTACCACAGCGAGACCATCCAGAGGGTACCCGACGGCGTCTGACAGGCCAGGCGGACCGGAATCGTCGCTTCCGCGAGAAACGAGCGAATCTCGTCGGTCGAGAGGGGGCCGCGGACGTTCATACAGGAGCTATCGGCCTCGAGGGGCATAAACGCGGGCCGTCAGGTCGCGTCGTCGATCAGTTCCTGGACGTCCACGCGCCGACCGGTGTCGGCCGCCTCGTAGGCGGCCTCCGTCAGCGCGGTGACGGACAGGCCCACGGTCGCCGGAACCTCCGGTTCGGCTGTGCCCTCGATCGAGTCGAGAAAGTTCTGGAGTTTGGACGTCGTGAGCGACGCGAAGTCGGTCTGGGCTTCGATGACGCTCTCGTAGACCGCCGCGTCGCGCTCCGCGAGGCGGATTCGCTCGCCGTCGAAGGTGACCCGACCGTTCGTCCCCCAGATCGTGTACCCCTCGAACGGCGCGAGTTCGACCCCCTTGCCGCTGATCGTCACGCCGCCCAGCACCCGCTGGCCGTCCCGGTCGAGTTCCACGGAGAGCGAACTGTTGACGTCCACGCCGGGGCTCGCGTACTCGATCGTCGCCGAGACGTGCGTCGGCTCTGCGTCGGTGAGCCAGAGGATCGCATCGAGCAGGTGCGAGCCGGTGTCGTAGAGCTGGCCGCCGCCGGAGAGTGACGTGTCGACCCGCCAGGTCCCCT is a window from the Halosolutus amylolyticus genome containing:
- a CDS encoding LVIVD repeat-containing protein; this translates as MSRQRDRTNRRTVLKAFGATAIGLGAVSSAASATAGEGDRSARLELVGHTTLGARDGANTHGAVSEAHDLAAVGSFIAVDPELRIIDISDPANPEMTATIETGPGGDIRNSDIHPSEPWVFTANEGSVDEDGEGAGWSIVDASDKHDPELVSHNTIEGATSGVHNVQAFKDEYLITAGHGLGIVVFDITDPTEPERLSVYPAGEDGAHAAHVQGDYAYIASRDTGLEILDLSDPENPELAAAFLYEEHQDETEMHLGHAHHAVPHPSRDIVLLGEEIGTGEPGYKHIIEYDLEDGETELLSSFQFPQHATQTSETVFWWTGHFSDWGVGDQEDVLFSGDYKAGVQVFDCSDPEDPVRIDQYMPTEGVGEVRREDPERLGLVDNVPFTWGAESSLAGDSGRVYVSDATTGFYVFEFEGY
- a CDS encoding LVIVD repeat-containing protein, translating into MVREPTLSRRTVLESLAAVGAIGSVGVASAAPSDGSDDQLRLFSEQAVGDARELVTQQNYAYVATTDGMAVVDWRNPRRPELVAKIEASPPHEIGGDDEGSVGGILDVKVDGDVAAMAHNGGTGITTVDVSDPANPQELAFYDDVDSTGVHNCFLYEGHAYLTVGDSRETPFDYTGVEIVDISDPSNPELAAIWRLRDELPGFAAAGVNPNHDIYVQDDLVYNAFWDAGVVVLDASDPSDPQLVSQFGEAPEADTPMGDDFPYERYLTNPGNAHYVQPSPDGDYTYVGDETFPNAFEEPENDTYGGVRIFDTRDWDDVEQVGFVSPPDADAFRTSHNFDVTANRLHTSWYDGGVQVHDVTDPSDPEKLASYRTDDTSFWAAVRERGFTLASDIGGGLVVLHDDRGRARSPGFDGDGPPEDPGIDVSTTGDGT
- a CDS encoding PAS domain S-box protein is translated as MNPSSDPESDRHDHVRQQRVVADLGDRVLEDPDLDRLFRDATEAVRTTLGTDTCKLLELLPGDDRFLLRDGCGWDDDVVGSETVSATRDSQAGYTLGVADPVVVDDLRTEERFDAPDLLLEHEIVSGVSCIVGPTDDPWGVLGTHATVPREFDEGDAAFVRNVANVLASAIRNGRETRRHDEEAALADTIVETSPIGITIVDVDGELRFANDRAEEIFGRKQAQIGNLRYDDPEWDEVGPDGEPLAAEELPFPKVVETGEPVFDQVTGVLRPDGERVWVSINGAPVRDCDGELDAVVFALEDVTDRFDRERDLERYETIVETAHDGIYVLDEERRFELVNDSFAALTGFGRDELHGTHASVVFGEAFASIEADQTDVATSRRSPTFEESIVVGSDGTDTRTVENRFTIQSTEDGTRRIGVVRDVTERKEMEAKLRESEERFRTLSEHLEEVVWMTTDDPASLTYINPAYEEVWGLDRDSLYDDALSFLEVVHPDDRERVREAYTGLPEAEYDEEFRIERPDGERRWIHARATPVRGEDGTVDRIVGIDTDVTRRKERERALEESEQRYQTVLEHFPNGTIALFDEDLRYSLVGGQALGEIDLDASEVVGATIEEFSPDEIAPTLESACRGALEGTTTQVDVAFRERDWTVHAVPVRDTDGEVFAGMLMAQDVTERKEYQRRLEESNERLEQFAYVASHDLQEPLRMVSSYLGLVQDRYGDELDEEGREFIEFAVDGADRMREMIDGLLEFSRVETRGDPLEPIELDDSFANARRDLQLQIEEHDAEITAEPLPRVVGDGNQLRQVFQNLLSNAIEYSGDEPPRIDVSAHREGSEWVISVEDDGIGIDPADTDRIFDVFERLHAVDEGSGSGIGLALCERIVERHGGEVWVESEPGEGSRFSFTLPAADGVDET
- a CDS encoding response regulator, encoding MTAHTPSEPIDILLVEDNPGDVRLTREAFKSTDSEIRFCTATDGDEALEFLHRCQRDDSRSCPDMILLDLNLPRVDGFTILEVLERDIEGPPPPVLVLSSSADEADIARSYERAANAYLTKPTSPDEFSSIARAIERFWIESAQHPAPT
- a CDS encoding pyridoxamine 5'-phosphate oxidase family protein, translated to MNVRGPLSTDEIRSFLAEATIPVRLACQTPSGTLWMVSLWYRCRSAGDDAADWVLQCATGTDADVVAFLREHEGVAFEISSNHPPYRGVRGRGTAAIEPDPEKETLRDLLERYLGGTDSPLARNLLREDREEVTITIDPAVVSTWDYTDRMGRDE
- a CDS encoding Gfo/Idh/MocA family protein; amino-acid sequence: MQFGAAAIGIGGLGQLELEILAGLDGVDVVAGVDVSADARSVFESEFDAPAYAETGEMLAAHGDEVDVALIVTPHTLHYDQARACLAADVHVYLEKPMVTDVADAVDLIERADRNDLVIQIGYQRHFHPGFTEIKRIVDSGRIGEIHAVNAAIGQNWIDLHEGTWRVDTSLSGGGQLYDTGSHLLDAILWLTDAEPTHVSATIEYASPGVDVNSSLSVELDRDGQRVLGGVTISGKGVELAPFEGYTIWGTNGRVTFDGERIRLAERDAAVYESVIEAQTDFASLTTSKLQNFLDSIEGTAEPEVPATVGLSVTALTEAAYEAADTGRRVDVQELIDDAT